atacaaTATCATTTTCAGTTTCACTACCTTCCAACATTTGAACACACACTACTaaccctttttctttcttttggtctttctctatctctatctctccCACTCTCACTAGTAAAACTCATAACAACGACTTCTGTGGAGAAACTTTATTCCTATTTATCAACACAACAAAtgttacatatacatatatctaattagatatagatatatattaattttcataatataATGGTGACCGGAAAAATTAAAGGTATACAAAAATCACCGATAAATCAATCTCCATCTGcttcaaataataatagtaatggGAATGGAAAAGTGCCACAAAAAGGAGCAATGTTTTCACGGTCATTTGGTGTGTATTTTCCAAGATCATCAGCACAAGTCCAACCAAAACCCCCGGATGTCACGGAGCTATTACATTTAGTAGAACAATTACGAGAGAGAGAATCGCGGTTAAGAACCGAACTCCTTGAGCAGAAACTGCTCAAGGAGTCCGTCGCGATTCTCCCTGTTCTCGAAAACGAGATCTCCAAAAAAGATTCGGAGATTTCGCGTTCGTGTAAAAAAATCGAGTGTTTAGAAGCGGAAAATGAAAGATTAAGACAAGAAGTTGAAATGTTGCATTTGAAATTAACCGAACAGAGAAATGAGTTTGAGAAAAGAATTCAATTATTACAAGCTTCTGAGAATAGTGTGTCGAATAGGTTTCAGTTTCAACAGTTGATGGATATTTCGGGGAagtcaaatatgattaaaagtttgaaacGCGGACATACTTTCGCGAATGTCGCGAAAAATATGAACCAGACGACATATGATAATAATAGTATGTGTTACACGGAATCAAACTCGAAAGAATCGATACTTGTCGAAATCGACAATTTACCGAGGCTTTCGAGATGTGATTCTTTAGATAATTTGGTAACGGATTCTGTTATCAGGTCGAGGGTTCCGCGTGTTCCGAAACCGCCGCCGAGGCCGTCCACGTCATCATCGGTGTCGTCGTCGTTTTCGTTATCGTCATCGTGTTCATCGAATGGTTCATTGAGTAGTTCGGCGGAGAGGGTAATGGCGGAGCAGCAGCAGCCACCAGctccaccgccgccgccaccgaGTCAAACGGCGACGGCGATCAAAATGGGACCTCCGCCACCGCCTCCTCCGCCGAGACTGACGGCGgcgccaccgccgccgccaccaccgccgGCGAAAGGGTTAAAGCCGTTTCCGGCGAAGGTGAGAAGAGTGCCTGAAGTGGTGGAGTTTTATCATTCGTTAATGCGGAGAGAGTCACGGAGGGAATGTGGTGGATCTACGGCGGCGGATGTGTTGTCGTCGACGGCGAATACACGGGATATGATCGGAGAAATAGAGAACCGGTCTACACATTTGCTAGCTGTAAGTTTTAATAGTTTAGAGTATGTTAAATTACTGTATTGCCCCTGAGCGGTGCCTAGCTCACAGTTGCCCCCTATATTAAATGAAACAGTGATGCTACTATGCTAGAGATAAGACTGTGTAGATTTGATAATATAAAATCATTGGGGGAAAGACAAAAGGGTAGTTTCGATATTTTATATCCATGAACCTCTCCTACCTTGATTGATTCTTTTTtagtagcttttttttttttttagtatttaggTATCATTATTTGATTGAAGATGCACAAATATATAGGTTCAATTAAAGTCAAGATGAATCTAGGTAGAACTTATCTTTATAGCTCACTTGTTAGTTGTTAAGTACATTTTTAAGTTCTTTAATGAATAAGTTGCTATGCAAAGATACTGTTTTTgctatattttataaatttcctCATCTAccaacttaattatatatttaaataaacttTGAATATAGTTGAGAAATTATTGATGTCGCaacttaaaaaattgaaaaggtTAACTTCATTAAATACACATAACACAACTAACCTAATGAGAAATGGTGTTTTTTTCTATCAATTTATCCTTGCAGTTTTTGGTTACTCAAATTAGATGTTTAGAAAGTTGTGTAGGCATTCTTTGCATATTTGATGATAATGACAATTTGACATATGTAATCATATTTTTATTGTAGTAAAAATAGCATATATCAGACAACTTATGTCAAAATTTTGAGAGGAAATAAAGGTAGGATAACTTGTTTGTGCTAAGAAAATAAATGTTTCAAATTTGTTTAACTTTTAGTTGTTCAAAAAATCTATCATTGTAGATTTTTGATTGGCTTGAATTCAGGACATGGGATATCATTGAATTATTTTAACATCACAGTAGATTCTTTACAAGGGTTAAAATTTTGAGCAATAATTTTACCTGATGTACTCTTTTGCACCAAATATACATTCTATCAGAATTTCCAAATTGAAACTATAAAATGGACAGTACTTGTTAGAATTCAAATTGTATGATTGCTCTTAGTTGCTATGTGTAAAGTatatttgttttgtgttttcTAATTTAACTTTCACATTTATTATGTGATTAAATAATTTCACAGATAAAGACAGATGTGGAAACACAAGGTGATTTCATAAGATTTTTGATAAAAGAAGTTGAGAATGCATCATTTACAGACATTGAAGATGTTGTGCCTTTTGTTAAATGGCTTGATGATGAACTCTCTTACCTGGTAAAACATGCTACTTTACTTTTATTACATTTCTCGTTATTCATGTGGaatcaaaatgatgatataaaCCTTTTACATTTGAACGAGTTCAGGTTGACGAGAGAGCAGTTCTTAAACACTTTGAATGGCCAGAGCATAAAGCCGATGCGTTAAGGGAAGCTGCATTTGGGTATTCTGACCTAAAAAAGCTTGAATCCGAGGTTTCATCATTTTGTGATGATCCTCGCCAACCTTGTGCACCCGCTCTAAAAAAAATGCAAGGATTGTTTGAAAAGTATGTATCTTTGTATTTATCAATATAATCGATATATAGTTtgatattatatgttttatcatGCTGATTCGTATGTTGGCGAACAGATTAGAGCATGGAGTGTATAATTTATCACGAATGAGAGAATCGGCTTCAACACGTTACAAAGTGTTTCAAATTCCAATGGATTGGATGCAAGAAGCAGGATTTGTAGCTCAGGTAGGAGGTCTTTCTTGTTTTTTGAACTTTCTTTCACCCTTTGAAAGTAAAATCATGCACAGAAAGTCCATTGAGTCTAACTCAGCCTGATCCGGCCCAAACCAAGAAGTTGTTCGTTTCGAACCCGTTTGATGCAATTTTCAACCCATTCTTTTTTTACCTTTGGTGAATTGGGGGTCACCCTTATTTTAACGTAATTTGGGTTGTAAAAACATCTTTGATCAATGTGTGCGCTTAAGAAATTAGGTGCAAGTGGTCCTTAAATGTGTGCTTTTATTAGTGTAcaatttcaagaaaaagaaacttgTGTCCAGTCTACAATTAGTCattataacataaaaaattCAGGAAATTAATATAGCAACAAAATGCCAAAATATTAGCAAAGATTTTGCCCAGTTTACTAGGTCCCCTACCTGCATGCCCATATGGGAGATTGAAACCCCACACACTTTGTTTGAAATGTATTTGTTTGGACCTTCTTGGCCTTTTTCGGTGTTTGCTTAATTACATGTACAATCATGCATTAGAGGTTGTAATATTGCTTTAGATTTGAgagtttcattttcaaaaaaaaaaggttggccTTTATGAAACCACAAGATTTTATATGTCACACTTGTATTTCTTTTAAGCATTTTTCATCACTTTTTGGTTACCCCACATATGGTACATATATTCAAGATTCTAGAAAAGGTATGATAATTTTACCTTagctatgtatatataaaatatattatataatttcataaaattCATACAGTGTggtaagtttataaaaatttggCGGTATCAATACTCCCTTCTAGAATGggaaaaaatgttaacaaaGTTCATTAGAATGCTTTGTAAAAAGCTTTGccttttctaaattttgtaaTATTCTCGAGTCGAATGCATAATCTTTTGTCACTTGATCGAAATCTTGGATTCGTTTATGATCACATGTACCTTTTATGTAATCTTTTGGACATTCctggattttgaatttttagtcTGGTAGAAGGGCCCCTACCCTGTAGTTCTCTTTTTTCATGTTGGGTCGACAGTTTTGTTTGAATCCATTTGGCTATCATCTTGTCAATCGTTTGGTTGGTACTGCCTCGTGTAGGCGTGTCTCAGTAACTATTTTCcatttcaaagtttaaaaattaaatgttCACAAGAAATAACAATGGTTTTTGTACTTTTAGATCAAGCTTGCATCGGTCAAATTGGCAATGAAGTACATGAGACGAGTATCTGCGGAGCTTGAAACAGTTGGTGGTCCAGAAGAAGAAGAGTTGATAGTTCAAGGTGTACGATTTGCATTTCGCGTACATCAGGTAAAAGAATGTCCCCTTTTTCCATCAACAATCTTAGTAGAATATCTGCCATTTTGACAGAGTCAATATTTgatgttttgaatttttggttatttggcaGTTCGCTGGGGGATTTGATGTTGAAACGATGAGGGCGTTCCAAGAGCTGCGTGATAAAGTAAAAACGTGCCACGAGCAGTGCCAAAGCCAACAACAGCAGAAATCGTTGTGTAGGTCGACTGCTTGTTAAATATTCTTTATCTGTAGCAAACTCAGCTTCAGCATTTGTTACCGATTGGACTTTTTGCTGTAAAGAAGAGACTCGTCCGTGTGAATACAATGACATTGTATTTTCATTTCCGCATTCATATTATTCATGTTTCAGTCACATAACTATAAGAATTGCTGTTGAAATGGCATTTCTCAGAGATTAGCATCAGTCTGGATATCATAGTTTTGCTAGGCTTGTAGTATCATACAACACACTAGAGAACattcttatatttttgaaaggccaacaaacaattttattaatattctagcaagatgctagatTTTGCATAATAGTTTTCAATAGTACAGCATGATCATACAGAATAAGAGAAAAAAACCCATTAAACACCAAAACTTGCATAGCTAAACTCACTCCACATGCACCATGTAATTGAAAGTTTCCTTGCTCTATTTTGCAGCCACAAGAACATTCTTATATTACTTGATAATTCTTGAACTTGCAAGAAAACTACAGAAATGTTTGTCTAATATACCAACATACGGTATAAATTGGGGGTACTAGTCAACTCCTCTACAAAGATGGACAAAGATCAAAGATGGCTTTCAATTAACTTTTTGACCATTGTTTTGACCATTGTTTTGACCTTACGACTATGATTATCGGCATTGTTTTATTATGTTAAAATATtatgaaacttttaaaaaaacactTGGTTAAAAAATGTATGAAACTCCTTCTAAACACACTAACATAAAAGTGGTAACGACTTAGGAGGAGCAATCCCTCCAAGATGCTTCTAAGCCGCCTGCTACACCACCCCCATAAGTTTCTTGCCAAAAACTCTTGGTCAAACGACTTGTATAAAATGTCTGGTAAATCTTCGTCTCTCTCCCACTTTTCCCCTTTTTCTATGTTTTCTAACGAGATGCCTTCAAAGAATTTAGTCAAGAAGCCTGCTACACGCCTACACCAAGCATTTTGAGGTGTGACATAACGTGGAAGTACCCCCTCCCCCGAGATTCCTCACTTTTGATCCATATGTATTTGAGTGTTCATTATAATCTTCATTAAGCTTATCAACGAAGTGATTTTAGATTATGTAATAAGCTACATCATTATTAAGAAAAGGGATAATAACTACCAATTTGACTACTAAGTCAACTGTCATCATAAAAGGCTTCAGTGTCAAATCACAATGCATTTATCTTAAGGACGTCGACGGAAAAAAAATTGGAAGTGATAATAGGGATACCGTGGTTAAGTTGTACATCTGAATCAAAGGCTCGTCTTTTCCGTTTTCAAATAATctgaagttataaaaaaaacttagctATTTACCTGCTTATCAATATCCAAAGCATCCCTTTATATGAATTCGAAGGTGACTGCTTTACAAAAATGTGGTCcacatatataaaagttggGACACCGGGATATCTACAACTCTACAAGTAAGGGTTTTTGGTGTCAAGTCAAATACCAAATATGAAAGCCAAATATTAAATTGTATGATACTTGCTTTGTTTCATAAATTAAAAGTGAGATAGTGTGACCTCCACAAGTTAGTGTGTCTGTTAAGTCAATACACTAATATGAAACGAAATTTTGTGATATCATTATAGATTGTACTACATTTGCCTTGTTTCATACGTATTTGTGATTTTGTTCCATCTTGTCAAGGTTAATTTTGTGCACATGTAATGACTTCTATATTTACCTTCTGTACATGATAATAGTATACATGATGACTAATGAGCCAAATCAGGAAGACAGTATTCAAGTCGAACCAAGGGCCAAACTGAGGAATGTTTGCACCCACATCACAACTGGTCTGACTTACACATAACACCTTAGCTTTAGAGTGAATTTGAATCGTTTGCTTACTTGGCAATTTTCTACATAATTTTCATTTAACTAAGATTTTTGCTTACTTGGCTTTAGAGTGACTTTGAATCGTGTAATTAGACCATGGGGTCTGAGGCTCTAAACGGGACGGAGCTATTTGTTGTGGTTTCTCCGAGCAAAGTTATGATTTATGAGTTCTGTAATCTGAAATTTATTGTccgttagacaaaacaaaaaacaaaatgtacATGCCATTCTTGTATGACTATCTTTTCTACTTAATAGCAAGAACTCATTATGTAAGCAATCACATGTATTGTATCGTATACTCATAGTTTAGCTTTATTGACCACCGTGACGATAGTTTGTAACCGTATGACTTTTGATTGAACCcacaaacaaataattaaaaaatgctCATTTTAATTTCTTACTTTTTGATTACATATTGGGAAGTCATTGTAATATATTTACTCAATGCACAACAATTTGTACATTATAACTACTTTCTCACGTTTTACACATCCTCTTTCATCTTTTAGTGATAGACTAAAATCGTTGGTCATATAGAAATGATATTGTACGTTGTCAGCAAGCTTTTTTGaatgtatacatatacataaacattgtatattaatataatacttTCATCTTTTAGTGATAGAGTAAAATTGTTGGTCATATCGAAATGATATTGTAATTTCATAACTTAATATTGTTCTAAGATGCATGATTAATACATATTAAACTTTtcaaatgtttatttttatttaacttttcaaATGTTGTTCGGAGATGATAAGATATCTACCTTAAAAAGTGGTATTATCCCGAATGCATCATATTATGATTCATCTTTTCTAATCAAAACTTTCTTTACACTTATTTGAACTGttgaaatttaaataatatttggttttctgttttcttttaACCATATTTTGGCCGCTTTCCTTATATCAAAGTATCAGACCAGTAGCGAAATTTGAGCCTACTAGGCTACTAGCCTCGGTatatttgttcaaaaaaaaattagcctCGATATATAAATGTAACAAAGTAACTCGAATGAACGTGTTTCAGAGGGAAAATAAAGAGAGTAACATAACCTATTTAATTACTGTGTCCCAAATTTGAATTCCAGCTATATTTATTTTACGGAAGATTTTTAGTTTCTTAAGAACGACGGTCACAAAAAAAATCCTATAACATCCTACACGATAAACAAACACTCGAACATGAAATTTGCAAAAATCGTATCAAGAAAACATGTAAATTAATGTTAAACATATTTTAGTTTTTCGTTAAGAAAAGATGGAACAATAAACTTTAATTACAAATATAAGTCGGAAATATGTGACCTTTATGCAATTGcataagctttttttttttttttaacaatgagCCGGTATTTAATATTAAGGATACTAGTAATAATGAAACCATGCGCATTATTTACTACAAAATGTAGGCTCAATACAAGTAACTTAAAAAGAA
The sequence above is drawn from the Erigeron canadensis isolate Cc75 chromosome 4, C_canadensis_v1, whole genome shotgun sequence genome and encodes:
- the LOC122596435 gene encoding protein CHUP1, chloroplastic-like; translated protein: MVTGKIKGIQKSPINQSPSASNNNSNGNGKVPQKGAMFSRSFGVYFPRSSAQVQPKPPDVTELLHLVEQLRERESRLRTELLEQKLLKESVAILPVLENEISKKDSEISRSCKKIECLEAENERLRQEVEMLHLKLTEQRNEFEKRIQLLQASENSVSNRFQFQQLMDISGKSNMIKSLKRGHTFANVAKNMNQTTYDNNSMCYTESNSKESILVEIDNLPRLSRCDSLDNLVTDSVIRSRVPRVPKPPPRPSTSSSVSSSFSLSSSCSSNGSLSSSAERVMAEQQQPPAPPPPPPSQTATAIKMGPPPPPPPPRLTAAPPPPPPPPAKGLKPFPAKVRRVPEVVEFYHSLMRRESRRECGGSTAADVLSSTANTRDMIGEIENRSTHLLAIKTDVETQGDFIRFLIKEVENASFTDIEDVVPFVKWLDDELSYLVDERAVLKHFEWPEHKADALREAAFGYSDLKKLESEVSSFCDDPRQPCAPALKKMQGLFEKLEHGVYNLSRMRESASTRYKVFQIPMDWMQEAGFVAQIKLASVKLAMKYMRRVSAELETVGGPEEEELIVQGVRFAFRVHQFAGGFDVETMRAFQELRDKVKTCHEQCQSQQQQKSLCRSTAC